One window of the Aptenodytes patagonicus chromosome 5, bAptPat1.pri.cur, whole genome shotgun sequence genome contains the following:
- the TSPAN15 gene encoding tetraspanin-15 translates to MAAGDAEQVRYCGRLPYLCLKLTLITYSTTFWVIGALVLAVGIYAEVERQKYKTLESAFLAPAIILILLGIIMFLVSFVGVLASLRDNLCLLQAFMYILGICLLIELTGGVVALIFRNQTINFLNDNIRRGIENYYDDLDFKNIMDSVQKQFKCCGGEDYKDWSQNVYHNCAAPGPLACGVPYTCCVTNKTDTINTMCGYRTIDKERLSVQHVIYVRGCTNAVLIWFLDNYSIMAGVLLGILLPQFLGVLLSLLYITRVEDIITEHKLSERLFEEAQQRSASEFAGAGCCMCYPG, encoded by the exons ATGGCGGCGGGGGACGCGGAGCAAGTGCGGTACTGCGGGCGGCTCCCCTACCTCTGCCTCAAGCTCACCCTCATCACCTACTCCACCACCTTCTGG GTGATTGGAGCCCTTGTCCTCGCGGTTGGGATTTATGCAGAAGTTGAAAGACAGAAGTACAAAACTCTAGAAAGTGCCTTTCTAGCCCcagcaattattttaatacttttggGCATTATAATGTTCCTCGTATCTTTTGTGGGTGTACTGGCTTCTTTAAGAGATAATTTATGCCTTCTTCAAGCC ttcaTGTACATTCTTGGTATCTGCTTGCTGATTGAGCTGACTGGTGGAGTGGTGGCTCTGATCTTCAGAAACCAG ACAATCAACTTTTTGAATGATAATATAAGAAGAGGAATTGAGAATTACTATGATGACTTAGACTTCAAGAACATCATGGATTCTGTACAAAAgcag TTTAAGTGCTGTGGTGGGGAAGATTATAAAGATTGGTCACAAAACGTGTACCATAACTGTGCGGCGCCAGGACCACTGGCCTGTGGGGTGCCGTACACTTGCTGCGTCACAAATAAG acagaCACTATCAACACTATGTGCGGATACAGAACCATTGACAAAGAG CGCTTGAGTGTTCAGCATGTTATATATGTCCGTGGGTGCACGAATGCAGTGCTTATTTGGTTTTTGGACAACTACAGCATCATGGCCGGCGTGCTGCTCGGCATATTACTACCCCAG TTCCTGGGAGTGTTGTTATCCTTGCTTTACATAACTCGGGTGGAAGATATCATCACCGAGCACAAGCTGAGCGAAAGACTGTTTGAAGAAGCACAGCAGAGATCTGCCTCCGAGTTTGCTGGAGCCGGCTGCTGCATGTGTTACCCGGGGTGA